A window of Chitinophagaceae bacterium contains these coding sequences:
- a CDS encoding CoA pyrophosphatase: MKLEDLVNFLTKRLKEPLPGWESQIKMAPKLRNPDSYKLPDKLKAKVGGVLIFLYNFEKTPYVLLMKRPDYQGVHSGQVSFPGGKKEDSDRNIIETAIREFSEETGVSKSNLTIIGSLSELYIPASNFYIYPTIAYSTQRPEMKPDKKEVAYLLEIKVRDLINDNLVKDKKITAVKNFELIAPCIEINNEIIWGATAMVISEFKTILQELRLS; the protein is encoded by the coding sequence CCTCTGCCCGGCTGGGAATCTCAAATTAAAATGGCTCCAAAGCTCAGAAATCCTGACTCTTATAAGTTGCCTGATAAGTTGAAGGCAAAAGTTGGGGGAGTACTGATTTTTCTGTACAACTTTGAAAAAACACCTTATGTCTTGTTAATGAAAAGACCGGATTATCAAGGTGTTCACAGCGGTCAGGTTAGTTTTCCGGGCGGCAAAAAAGAAGATTCTGACCGGAATATTATTGAAACGGCCATTCGTGAATTTTCTGAAGAAACAGGTGTGAGTAAAAGTAATTTGACAATAATTGGCAGTTTATCTGAATTGTATATACCCGCCAGCAACTTTTATATTTACCCAACCATTGCCTACAGCACTCAAAGACCGGAAATGAAACCGGATAAAAAAGAAGTAGCTTATCTGCTTGAAATTAAAGTAAGAGATTTGATTAATGACAATTTGGTAAAAGATAAAAAAATTACGGCAGTTAAAAATTTTGAGTTAATTGCTCCCTGCATAGAGATTAACAATGAAATAATTTGGGGGGCAACTGCAATGGTAATTAGTGAATTTAAAACTATATTGCAGGAACTGCGTTTATCATAA